DNA from Phoenix dactylifera cultivar Barhee BC4 unplaced genomic scaffold, palm_55x_up_171113_PBpolish2nd_filt_p 000771F, whole genome shotgun sequence:
GATAGAGAATGGAGAAAGATTAGGTACAATTCTTACTAATTGTGCAGTCGCTTCGCCTCGTAGAAGAAGCTTATGGGGACTGAACATGATCCCAATGAATGGTGTTTCTTCACCTAAGCTAGGGAAGTCAGCCATGTTGGATTTTGGAGAGAGAAAGCCAGTCAAGGAAAGAACACAGACTTGCCTGATTTCTCCACTGATAAATGGGAGATTGCCCAAGGAAGCATCAGAGATGGCTTTTGGATCACCAAGGACTGGGAATATTCTGTCTAAGATAACACATTGGAAGGGAGAAATTGCCACTAAAATAAGGGAAAGCAGCATCACTTCAAAATTTCGCAGGAACAAAAGCTTGGGCAATGAAGGACTTGGAATCCCAAGGACTCCCTCCACTGTATGCACCCTTCTCATCTTTCCTTTCATCTATTGAATTAGTAGTTTTATATTATCCAGCACCTATTATAGTATTGAAAAAAGTTACCAGACAAAGGTCACTTGCAATAGCTAAAAATCATGTGCAAGTCATTCTCTGAGCTTACCAATCTGCTAAAGATAATCCAAATGTCTGACAAGAAGTACAACTCTTGGTTTAAGTAATTGGGCAAACATGAATGCTTTTACCAAAACTAGAATAGACGTTTCAGTTACATAATTTTGTATCCATATATAAATTTTATCCTTGAGCTCCTTTTCACCAAAAGTAAAGAGAACTCTATAAACTGTAATCTAAGCACATATCAATTGGCTTCTGTTTAATTTGGTGTGCTAAGATAGGTCGCAAACCCTTACATGGCTGATTTAATCTAAAGATCAATTCATGGATCAATTATCTCATAAACTGGATTGTCTTCATCAATGGCTATGTGCTCAGATTACATGCATTGCTACTTATATATCCATGAAAAGGAATGTTACAAATGAAATACtaaaactttttattttttttgagcaaTTCTATGTCTTCGCAGCAGTTAAATTTGAGCAACCACCCTCCCccaaccaaaaacaaaaaaggaaaagaaaagaaaaaagcagcCCATGCTCTTTGCACTAGCACTTACTAAACATCATAGATTTCTACATTTGAAATTCACACACCACCTCTTATAGGGTCTCTTACCATATAATTTGTTAATTATGTCAATGGATATCTGCCTTGCTTTCTGTGTACAATGGTGTCCTGATCAGAAGGTCTGGGGAACTGGCATGGGTAGGttgtattttttccttttttatataagaaaaaataattggAGGAGGGGGTTagatgaaaagaataaaaacatcTAGGGTGATTCGAATGAAGATAGAACAAAGAGATATTTTAACCTCATGTTCTGCCAGGCACAATTAAGATACAGAAAAAGGAAGTTCCCTAAATGATGCAGATTGCCATTTGCTTATTTTTTTTAGCTTATTCTTTTATTTACAGAGAACTCAACTACTGCCCCTCCCAGTATTCAAAGTGTAAGAAGGGCATTCTCCTCTCATGCATTTGATGAAAAATGTAAATCAAGCAAACGTCACCAATTGCAAGGTACTCCAGAAAACTCCATTTTTCTCACATTACCTGGAAAGCTCAGTGACTAGGAAAGGTATGATATCTTATTTTCTACTTCTATTTCTTTAATTGGACCTACGAGAAAATATGCTGATAATGAACTGTCAGGAGGCTATACGTCAGAGTGCAGCAGCAAGAAACACAGCTCTTCAAGCACTAAGAGATGCTTCCGCGACAGAAACTTTAGTTCAGGTTCTCAAGTAAGATAATCTATATACTTTGCATATCATAATCAAAAAGAATTAAGATCTTGCATAGGTCTCAGGTAAGATAATCTATGTACTTGACTGTTTGCAGGATGTTTTCGGACTTGAGCACATCTGCAAGACTAGATGCTCCAGCTGTTTGTTTCGATCAGTTTCTAACCTTTCACAATGAGATTGCAAACATAGTGAACAATATGGAGGCAATACAAACTTCCACTGCTGGACCAGTGATAAAGAACACATCATCAACAAACTAAACAACGAGGAATATTTGTTTATTGAATGAAATAGTAGATAACTTGACTAGCCGATATGAGCTTGCTAATGTTCAAGCAAGAGCAGAAGCATTTTCCAAATTGGATTCATTCATGCCTGACAAAATGAAAGCAAACCTTGGTAAAAGTTCAAGATTAGATGTAAACAAGAATAGATTCCTGGCTAGAAAACGCCCTGGTTCTGCGGTTACTGATGTAAACAAAGATCAAAATTCTAGCTTGTTCGATTGATTAAATTGGCTAAGCAGATAAAACCGAGGCTGAAAACTGGTTTATGGATTTCTTGGAGGCAGCATTGGAAGCAGGTCTGAAGAAGACAAAGGAATCATCAATGGTTGATGATGAGAAGCCAGACTGCTGCCCTCGGTCATTAATTATCAAAGTCATCAACTGGGTAGGGTGGAGCAGAGTGACAGCAGCAAGAGACCAGTTCATCTTAGAGCAGCAGAGGTGGCAAGAAAGTTGAGGATAGAAGTAAGAATCCTTAAATTGGATTCTGCGACCGCATGCATTGTGTCATCCGATATGTCCATGGTATACAaaaattttctcttttctcctcaAAATGATCAAGGATAGAAGTAAAGAATCCTTAAATTGGATTGTTTCTTGTGTATCCTAAAGATGAATACatggaatttttttattttatgattgATGAGATAAAAGCTTTTCTAGTAGAACCACAGATTGCAACAGAGTcatgatttcaaaaaaaataaagcacGAAACTTGAGAAAGCAAGAGAcgggcggtcgcctaaggctccggAGTCCGTAGAGCTACAGTGAAAGCTAGTAAGCTACGCCGCTCCGGCGTACAAGACGTGGGAAAGAAGACGTCCGCAGGGCTACAAGCCGTGAAAGCTACTTGCCTGCTTCGCTGTTGCCTGTGGGAAATCGCTTCAGCCTTCAAGATGACGAGACGTGGAAAGAAGTCCCAAATCCCAATCCGATCGCTGTAAAGCTGGTAAGCGCAGCACAGTAGCATTATTCTTCCTTCGCACTGAGTTCGCAGGCAGCAACCGTTCCCAAAGCCGGTCCCAAACCCCATCTTCCCCATTGCTTCTCTAGTTCTCTTCTCGGCGTTCTCGAATTCTCGTAGTCGCAGACTCGCTCAGCCGGCCGCCGGCGGCAGTCAAGCTTCTCATAGAGTCACGGCCTCATAGGCGAGGCGGCGACAACCTCCTCGGCGAGAAGGTGAGACCAgatggcctctctctctctctaatgcgTACCGAGCCGGGCTGGAAGGGAGGGATGTAGGAATCGTAGTTCTCCCTCATCCTTCCTCTCATGTAGGGGTCGCAGGAGTCTAGTTGGCAAAAAAAACTAGTACAGGAAATTGCTGATTCTTCTTCACTGTTTTAAATCTAATCTCAGATGCTACGCTTTAGATAGATTTTTCAAGACATTTGGTGATCAAAGACTAGCTGATGACTTGATGCATAACTTTCCATAATAAACATGTGCATGCAGTCATGATGAATGATATGATCAGATGTATTACTTCGTCAAATAATCTTAGGTGAGGCACTTGACAAGGCTAAGCAAGCATTTCCATGCTTTTATCATTTGCATTA
Protein-coding regions in this window:
- the LOC120107120 gene encoding uncharacterized protein LOC120107120 isoform X1; its protein translation is MPTLTPGTLLKLLDGMKVGAAKPIGEHRSALLQVSDILPIDVDEKDLWPTRGFYIKVSDSSYFMYASLPFEQNDLVLSNKMQLGQFMYVDRLEPGLPVPVVKGARPLPGRHPLVGRPQPIVPMIENGERLGTILTNCAVASPRRRSLWGLNMIPMNGVSSPKLGKSAMLDFGERKPVKERTQTCLISPLINGRLPKEASEMAFGSPRTGNILSKITHWKGEIATKIRESSITSKFRRNKSLGNEGLGIPRTPSTVCTLLIFPFIY